The genomic segment GATATTCATACATCGAAGAAACAAAACACCTATCCGGTTTGGAACTATGAATATGGCGAGCAACTTCTACAACCAAGTCACTGAAGTGCTGGAACGTAACGGCTTCCGTTTCCTGCGACAGGCGAAGGGGTCGCATGAAATGTGGGTGGACGATAGTACCGGCCAGAAGGTGTCAGTGCCTGCCAAGATACTGAGCCGTCATACAGCCAACGACATAATAAAGAGCGCGAAAATCATCCGGAAAATCTGATCAAGCAGCCTGCGATATTTTCAAATTGATACACTGTGTGATGGCCGGTTTCGTTGCGCTGGCCTCTCTCGGCGCGGTACCGGCGGCGGCCGAGTTGCACTTCCGGGCGGCGGGGCTTGGGGCCGGGCTAACCGCGGAGCGGGGGCCGCTCGACTACTCCGTGGCGGACATGACCGGGGGCGCCGCGGTGGGCGACTTCAACCGCGACGGCTGGCAGGACATCTTTCTGCTTGGCGGCGGCGGCGCGGTGGATGCGCTGTACCTCAACAACGGCGACGGCACCTTTACCGACCAGGCGGCCGCGGCTGGGGTGGCGTGGTCGCATCGCGGGCTGGCGGCGGCGGTGGGCGACTTCGACGGCGACGGCTGGCAGGACCTGTACGTAACCAGCCTCGGCGAGTCCGCCGGCGACCGCCGCCCCGGCGCCCACCGCCTGTACCGCAACCTCGGCGTGCCGGCTGCGACCGCGGCATCCGCAGCCCAGAACGCCCGAACGGTACCGGCGACTCCCGAGGACGCCTCCGCGGCAGGCGCGGGACGCACGCCGCCGGAATCTACGGCGCCGGTGCGCACACCACTGGCGAGTGGTGCAGCGGCGGGCGGTCCCACAACCGGCCGCGCCGAGTCCGGCGCAGCTCCGGGAGGAGTACCGGGTGGGACTCCTGGCGGAGTCCCGCGCTTCGAAGAGGTAGCGGTGGCGGCGGGCGTGGCAACCACCGCCTCGCCGCGGCCCGACGGCATGGGCGCCGCATTCGGCGACTTCGACCTGGACGGCGACCTCGACCTGTTCGTGAGCGGCTACCAGTACCACGACGGCAACAGGCTGTTCCGCAACGACGGCGGGCGCTTCACGGACGTCACCGTGGCGATGTTCGGGCCGGCGCTGGCGATCGACGTGCTGGAGACCTGGAGCTTCGCGCCCGCATTCGTGGACATGGACGGCGACCGCTTCCCGGAGCTGCTGATCGCCGGCGACTACGGCACCTCGCGCTACTTCCTGAACGACGGCGGGCTGCGCTTCCGCGACCTGACCGCGGCGTCCGGCACCGGCGCCGGCGCCATGGGCATGGGCAGCTCGTTCGGCGACTTCGACGGCGACGGACGCTTCGACTGGTACCTGACCTCGGTGTACGCGCGCACCGGCACCGAGTCGGTGCGCAACGGCAACCAGCTCTACCTGAACGAGGGCCGCCACCGCTTCCGGGAGGCGTCGGTGGCGGCGGGCGTGAACAACGGCGGCTGGGGATGGGGCGCGGCGGCCGCGGACCTCAACCACGACGGAGTGCTCGACCTGGTCACCACCAACGGCTGGACACGCGCCAACCACCAGGGCGACCTGGAGTGGCTGAGCGAACCGACCCGCGTCTACCTCGGTCGCGGCGCGGCCGCCGGCGCCGAGGCAAGCGGCGCCGTACCGGCGTTCGACTTCGTGCAGGAACAGGTGGGCCTGCGCCACCGCGACCAGGGCCGCGGCCTGATCGCCTTCGACTACGACAACGACGGCGACCGCGACATCCTCATCGTCAACCTGAGCGGCCCGGTGAGCCTGTTCCGCAACGACCTCACCGGCCCCGCAACCAACTACCTGCGCGTGTTCCTGGACCGCGGCCACAGCCGCGCGGTGGCCCCGGACGGCATCGGCGCGCTGGTTTCGATCCGGACCGGCGCCACCGAGCAGCACCGGTACATCGGCGGCGAGGGCGTCTACCTGGGATCGGGCGAACTCTCCGCCCACTTCGGCACCGGCGCAGCAACGGTGATCGACGAACTGACCGTAACCTGGCCGGACGGCACCATGACCACGCTCCCATCAACCCCCGCCAACCAGACCCTTACCCTCCGTTACGGCGCCACTCGCTGACCGGCTTGGCACGCCCCTGCCCGCCCGCCGGCTCGCCCTTGCCATCCATCCGCAGGGTGACCGAATGACTCCTTGCACGAT from the Spirochaetaceae bacterium genome contains:
- a CDS encoding CRTAC1 family protein; this encodes MAGFVALASLGAVPAAAELHFRAAGLGAGLTAERGPLDYSVADMTGGAAVGDFNRDGWQDIFLLGGGGAVDALYLNNGDGTFTDQAAAAGVAWSHRGLAAAVGDFDGDGWQDLYVTSLGESAGDRRPGAHRLYRNLGVPAATAASAAQNARTVPATPEDASAAGAGRTPPESTAPVRTPLASGAAAGGPTTGRAESGAAPGGVPGGTPGGVPRFEEVAVAAGVATTASPRPDGMGAAFGDFDLDGDLDLFVSGYQYHDGNRLFRNDGGRFTDVTVAMFGPALAIDVLETWSFAPAFVDMDGDRFPELLIAGDYGTSRYFLNDGGLRFRDLTAASGTGAGAMGMGSSFGDFDGDGRFDWYLTSVYARTGTESVRNGNQLYLNEGRHRFREASVAAGVNNGGWGWGAAAADLNHDGVLDLVTTNGWTRANHQGDLEWLSEPTRVYLGRGAAAGAEASGAVPAFDFVQEQVGLRHRDQGRGLIAFDYDNDGDRDILIVNLSGPVSLFRNDLTGPATNYLRVFLDRGHSRAVAPDGIGALVSIRTGATEQHRYIGGEGVYLGSGELSAHFGTGAATVIDELTVTWPDGTMTTLPSTPANQTLTLRYGATR